The following nucleotide sequence is from Lytechinus pictus isolate F3 Inbred chromosome 10, Lp3.0, whole genome shotgun sequence.
ATCACTATACAGAAACTTGAAATAAAGAACTTGCCGTAATTCTAAATAGCATAGTCGTAATAGTCCTACTGAAATACCATCCTACTGTAATATCATCTCTTAAAGAACTGGGATTGAGTCTTAATGTTTGTTTGTATACTGTACCAACATTCACTCACCTTTTGagaaaaaagattgaaaaattTCAACTCGTTGCAACGAGATTGAGCGTTTACATATAATAAATTAGTGCATAAATTTAACTGTTTTGAAGCCAGAcatttttcatttacttttcaGATCGAATCCCGTATCATCTTGGCTAAGCTCCTCCAACGATTTACATTCCGACTTGACCAGTCACAAAGCTTTGGCATCTTGGACGAACTAACAGCTAAACCCATGGGAAGATGCATGAATTACATCACACTAAGGGTCTAGATTCACAGTAGATACAccattttaaattatttgtGGCCCTACTCCCTACATAGGGGgcactgcaaaaaaaaacattttcaatcaattgcaaatttctaTTTCCAATTTAAAACTGAAATATCAACTTTTTAGATATATCTTTACTAAGACAAATAGAGGGCTATTAGCATGGTCTCGCATCGTGAAACTTCATTTCCaataacaaaatatgttaaCAGCTATTAAAAATTGTTGAATTTCATTGGctacaaaaatgcaaaaatgtggTGTAAAACTGCACTACTGGGTGTTGATAGATTACCACACCAATTACTTTACACTAATGTGGAAGTAAGTgttagttaaaggacaagtccatcccaacaaacagttgatttgaataaaaagagagaaacaaacataacactgaaaatttcatcaaaatcggatgtaaaataagaaagttatgacattttaaagtttcgcttaatttcaaaaaaatagttatatgcacatcctggtcggtatgcaaatgaggagactgatgacgtcatccactcactatttcttttgtattttattatgtgacatatgaaatattctaatttcctccccattgtcaaatgaaacaaagattaattcctccctgaacgtgtggaattaacattgtttaatactatatggttcagtcaagttggtccttattgtcaaatctataaaaaatgaaatattgtataattcaaacaataaaaaacaaaagaaatatagtgagtgatggacatcatcgactcactcacttaattgtgcatatcactgttttgtgaaaaataagcgaaactttaaaatgtcataactttcttattttacatcagattttgatgaaattttcagcactatgctagcttgatttttctctatttatccaAGTCAGCATTtacctggggtggacttgacctttaaataaccATGTGTGGTATcataacaaatatattttcatatggACACTACTTGGTGTTATAATGAAACTCCGTGGTGTAGCTTATTTTAAAACCCGAGAGTCTGGATCTCTTTAATACACAGCAAATGTTTTGGGTttagtttttctttcttttttttaaaccgtAGTGTTTTACAGTGTAATAGTTTGCATTTGTTAATGATGGCGATAATTAGTTTTTGCTCAGCGACGTACAAAGGATCCAGGAACAGAGTAAACGGGTGATTCCatatacgtgtcgtacgggacatttatataaattattatacaatcgggagcaatatgttatcatttttttcatgatgggaaatgtacaagggtttacagcatttttacgagctgaaaaacttgaggttttgtgtgaggttatattttagtgaattcattgatgatttccaatacactatttaaacaatgaatgaataaaactgtttgtgtaaattatggggctaaaatgttataatttttcatataaaatgtatatatacatgatttatgtcacaactgtcacttgtaattccacaatatactttttttctaaaaaataaagaaatgcggttctactttttcaaacctttctgcatttcatgaaaccattgtgatttgtcttattttccagattttttttttaataacatggtttgtcttattttccagatttttttacaacttgaaaaaagtaaggagtttcaatactgtataaaaaaaaattagtgatcatcaagggaagtccaaatagatgattgatatgtaattttttttacatcttatgataattccacattagcatgcaagaataagtcatcttccaggctagggtgaatcaattataaaggttttctttttatgctcaatgacaaagaaattaacctgctctgaccagtgaaaatcaccagtttagctgaagggattcacaaaagaatacgcctcgtgaaatcaattaaaatggttagaatctcttatttcatgttctatggagataaaaaagtactttttcagttcactttatgtcaaatcaattacttgaattaaaataggcctactatttatagtttctgaatcaaaatcctgcaattaaatgcattatatattgtgtgtcgtatGGGACAGctttaataggacaattattgaaaaatgaagggcagtaattagattcttatgggataaatcgatcacccatgggtcaaagaaagagaaacttatattgtgaaattgcatcatcaaaaatagaATCGTAAGAAAAACTTTTGCActttcatgtgtcgtacgggacaatgCCAAAAATATGTTCGGAAAAGTCAGGGCTGCCCGtattataaatcatgaaaatgttgtagatattatttggaaccatcaataaTACATTATTCCGTTGACCTGCAATtttttcaatcttctcgtgctttgccaataattgtttcaggcagtgtttgtacttgactatttaatttgcaaaattattgaaaattgtaaattccattgttcccccccccccaaaaaaaaaaatatatatatattatatatatatatatatttctgacTTCACTTCGGTTAAAACCCATAATTCTCATAAAATTTATCtatcatagtaaaatatcacactacttatgacttattggaagcatgttgaaatttatgatatttttgaagttctagtgtgaAATCGCCCAAATGCATTGTCAAATGCCagtaaaatgacaatgaacaacaagaaagtctttgtcgaaaatcggtgaaccGAAACAGCGGTTTCGTCTTCGTTTCACTGCTGATGGTAAATTGCGAATGTATCGTTGGTCTAGAATCATAGATTTGAAATGCTGCCTTATCACCAATTTTCGACGAAGACCTCGTAGTAGGTTTTTTGTCATCATAACAATATATCAAGACAATACATGTCTATGtatattatgaataatgataaattattacataataattatactatTATGAATTTATGATTGTTACACTATTGATTAGACAtaccaaataaaacaaattcgGTTTCTTTACCCGAAGATACAGACAttaatgtgatgttgaaatttcacaattttttactTAATGTGAAAGGGGTACTTGTCTtgattgtattaattttttgcATAGTGCATAAACATACGAAGTGTGAACCCATtagtattttttcaattattcttTTGAACCTTGttaatttctatttgtatttgatagattttaatcagttatttatttcaggGGACTCACATAAGCAAGCGATGCTTTCCAGTGAGTtccctttatttcatttttcatattctgatttGTACCTACTTACTTTgtcaaaatgaagaagaataaattcaatcaatcaacgCCGAAGAAGCACACTGTCAGAAaatttctaattaaaaaaaaaaaaatcctgcagcagagtctcgagaacacctgtaatcttactgcactgtgtaatcttacatgcatttttgtaaaataacggaaaattggtatttggtgtatgtaaccttacaaatttattaaaatacaacattttcccttttttaacagacctgttctgtaaaattgtagaaaaaatgtaaatgaatcTGTCctgttataattattttcagaatgatTTAGTTATTTCTTTTTGCAAaatcttggtttttttttcttctgtaaaattTGCTGTATTTTCTAACTGTGCAGTCGCCCTTTTGATTTTAAATTGCTTTTGCAATCTGCAGTTTCCTCCAGGCAagaggaatttaaaaaatatcaaaataaacaagaaaTCTAATGAAATTAGGAAATAAAGGGTGGTCCATTTCTCCTGAAATACATGTGTGTTTGATGATGTTGGTCAGACTCATATATGGCTTAAAAAATAGATAAGTGCACAAAATAACACCAATTGGATGGAGATACGTTAATTTAGTCctgaaaataagagaaaaaaaaccgCCAATTAGAACCAAATATACTCATACAAAACTTACAGGGATGTGACACAAAATTACGTAGAAAGTAAGGAAGCATAGTGTAATTAAGCTAGTTTTAAATTTTGAAGTTGACTTCACTCTATGTGCaaacacaataaaatacatcagAACCCACGACATGATATAAATCAGACAAggcataatcattcatctaaattgaaatgaaaatccatatttcattgttcgaaatagacatcagcattgaaatactccgaaaatttgttttgcccaattgatcctgggcccggcagccgctgggcagcgccagatcgacgaggctctactCGTTgcttgttgaacgccaaacagggtagcagcaattaactcccatcttttaacgtcttttggtctgacgtggCCGATGTTTAaacccgacctcccggttgagagacggacgctctaccaactgagccaacacagcGGGAATAGAGCGAGTTGAAATGAAAGgcaattatgtgaaatatggtGGAATATTGGGTCCAACGGGCAAAAGTGGATAGTCGAGCAAAATCGGAGGAAATATCTCAATTTATCCTATTAGGAAAGGCTCTATAGCACTGGATTTACAGAATATACAAATTCAATGGTAAAACGGTAGCGCATCAAACGTTATATACTCTTTAAAAATAGACAAACACATTTGATAACCAGTGTTTGACTGATTCAGCATGTTCAGTGGTAAGAAGAGTATTACATAGGGATAGGACGGGGGCTTTGGGCgagatgtgggaggtggggctgtactaaacccaataaTAATATGGGTGAAGGTAGGCCGACGACCGAcatccgtgacataacaataaaaatatcgctgtacttgtttagggggtcaattcagggaacttGCCAAgtgtatcgttttgtttccaatacttgttaagggtatggtttcacacgccaatacttgttaaggagtgcattttcagaaaatggaaaatacgtgtttattgtgcttttcgagaccccatggtcgcaaatggtatccactcgtcaatggaggtacccccccccccggggcggCGCCATGATTTTAGATAAGGTGCATGTGTGGCCACCTGGGGTCGACCTTCATTCTCAAACTGAAGGAATATTATGGGTATTAAGAGTTGCATGGCAATGACCTCTCTTTATACTCTTCTTCCTAGGCTTGTTCATTTCccatcttctatttttttcttttcttcattactaaaaaaaaattatcgggGCAGTACCCCTTCCCCCCTCAGCGGGGCGTCACCACAATCCCACTTGACTACTGGCTCATAATTATTCCCACGGCCTACAAAGACGTCAGACTGGTACATGTAGCAAATAGCACGAGAAGTCAAATTAAATGAGTTTAACGACAGTCGTTTCtaaaatattttactttgtattttatttattaaattacGGTTAAAAACCCTGTTTTCAGCAAGAAGCTGCTTTTCAGCAAGGCCGTGGACAAATGATAATAAcgaataataaatatatatcgtTCGATTTGTTCTAGGTTTCATTTTAGATTTTATTGGAAGAAGTTTAGGGACAGTGTGTTCTATAAGGAGTAAAAACACTATACGATATTAGAATCATTAGCATCAGGAATGAATTGAGATTGATGCGTCTGCATGAGCAACGGACCGGTTTCGTGTAAAGTGAAACTAAAAACACTTAGTTACAAGTAATAGCAATATCTTCATATACAATCATTGAAGCAATAACAGTAATAAAGTAATAACCACTTGGTACCACTGAACACTGCTATAAATAACCGCTGACGAACTTGAGTCTGGGAAATTCTGAATGTTCTTCCTTGtgttgctaatttgcataaccATCACCTGAACAATATCTGATTCGTTCGTGGTATCATTGATGGGCGGGAAATATCGAATGTCCAATAGTTTTGGGTTATGATATCATTACCACCCTTCTACACTTGTCTGATAATTTGTCACAGTAAAAGATACGGAAATATATTTCTCCAGACCTTATATACTTAAGCTTTGTTGAAATAAGACAAGACTGAAAACGAAAGCAAATTTGATTTACGATACAGAGACATAACCATCATTTATTTGATGATAAAGCTTCTGTGTGTCTCGACTGAATAATAGCATCCTTTTGAGAACTAACCTCGGCTGATTTTACATACTCCTTGAACGTAACATCAAGTTCGTATTGCAAGATGGAGACTCATTTCACTCTACATGATGAAAGATCCCATCTCCTAGAGCATGATCTTTATGATAGTTTCTTCATGGATCAGTCCAGAACATGGCATCCTCAATCAATCAAGCAACGTCCGAAAAGCGGTCCTGGGGATAGATTTCCCCTGCCGCTGGTCACCCAAGTCACTCTGGGGTTCCTAGGTCTCTGGAGTCCGCACCGAAAAACGGAATCACCGACAGCCATCTCGTCACATTCCGCTTGGGGGGAAGACACATTGAGCGACAACAACTGCGGGATCCAACAAGGAGACGACAAGGACGATTCTTCCAAACAATATGTCGATAGGAATGACAGCAGGTACTCTTACGACAGGGATGGTGACGGTGGAGATCGTTCAAGGAAAACATTGACGTTTGATCGAAAGAGTAGGTATCGATTTGTAAGGATTTTTGTTAACTTCAATCAATCTTAGGCTACCGTGTCATCAAAATTCTTACGAGCATCACACCTTTATAATGATGAGTCAGGGATGCCCATAATTTTCACATGTGATTTTCCAAATCTGGGTGGAATGTCATTTCATCTATGCAAATAGCTATCAACATTAATTTGTTCTTCCTATGATAAAGCAATAGcacatcataattatgtttgcgCGGTTAACGTTTCGTTGTTAGATTCTCGTCGTCTCATTGGTTGAAACTTGAAAGGTAATAAATTGTTCACCCATTTCTGCTCCATGCATTTTCAAAACTAAATTTGTCTTTtacgaataaaataaataaaaaacattagTAGTCGGTCTTGGCAGGACTGGGGCTACCCTTTCCATTGAGATTCAAATATGATTCACTGGTCTTGATGTGCAAGTGCCATGTTTGAAAAGTGGcccagaataaaaaaaaatcgaacttTGACGTAAATTCTGTCGCCTGACCATCACAAGATGACCAAACACTTGCTTTAGACACATAGCTAATTCTGCGTCATATGGGTAATATAAGAGAAATTTCCCTTATTAAAATcgtaacatttttctttttttctatttcacagAACGGTTGATCGCTGTCAACATTGGCGCTTTCTCGTACCTCATATTATGCTGTTCCCTGATGGCGTACAACTTCATTAGCTACATGAAATTCTACTGGGGGAAGAAAGAAGACGTTCTCCATCTCGTATCGTACTTCACGTACCTCTTCGAGGTCATGGTCATACCATTTTGGTGTTTCTACGCTCGAATTCTCTACCTGGTTCTTGGTCATCGCTATCGGGAGTACTATCCTCTCTCTCCTGCGTATCTTTCAAATCGCGTGGCGGTTCTGAAGGATTCCCGCTTCGGCGCCAAATGCCTCTCTTGGTTtcgtttaattttctttctggTGTGGCCGCTAACCAATGTCTCACTTCGCTTTGTCAACGACTACTACTTCAAATCTTGTCGCACCCTTACAACCTATAAAGAAACCACCCACTGGTGCGCTTTCTTTGGATACATATTCTATGGTAGTTTTTGCTACCTCGTCTACATTGAACGCCGATCGTTTGAATGTGAAGTTCATCAGATTGCTACTTTCGCCCGCGAGCAGGCAGCGGGTAATAACGTTGATCTTGTCCGCGGGAGAATTTCACAATTCTACAAGAATTACAACGTGCTGCGTCGACTCATCGGGGCGTGGATGGCTTTCTCCATTGTTGTGGCGACTTGGGGAATTACTGCCCATATCATTTGGAATTACCTCATTTTCAGCGATAGCAATATCGACCCTCAAAATATCCCGATGTTGAATTTCCTCAATGTGCTGATCGGCTCACAGAAGATTATGTTCTTCGTCGTTCCATTTTACGCAATCGGTGGGCTCAATCTAGAACACGTCTGGAAGCGTTTGAAGTACGAAATTGTAAAATGTCGACAGTACGACTATGACGAATACTGGACGGCCATTAACAGATACATATATGAGATCAATGTCGACTACTCAGGTGACCTTACGCCAACGCTGATCTTCAGTGCCATCGGCTTTTACCTGGGTCATATCGGGAAGGATTTCCAAGAGCATACAAGATGGAACTATCCAATGACCGACTGCCTTAATGGAACACGTTACAAATAGAGTCGATGTACTGTTCCTTCGAGTGCCAGCGTGACACCAAAGCGACAGTTAGAAAAACCACTGTTCAAATTACAAACTTATTTAGATATCCACTAGCTAATCACTAGCTAACCTATAGCTTTACCTGGTTTTATATCAGACCAACACAAAACTTAATAAAACAAGCTGCTGATCCTGGAATGAATCTCTCTCGATGTGAAATGCTGTCAATTCTGTAAGCCGACATTAGATATTATTGTAAAAGAAAGTCAACGTGACTTGTGTTACAAACACCAAAACCAGCACCAATCGACGGTCAAATCACTCATTGTGATGGATTCACATTCAATGTTGATATCCAGTGAGGAAACTCTTAACAAAAAATTCATGACGTAACGATAACACAATTCCTAATGGCACAATTAAACCTAGGGAATTTTGCAACCGCAGTGCAGAACGCTTTCGGGAACACAGAGAATGCATTATCAAAAGCCCTTCGCGACAATGAAGTGATTGGaatagaaatataaaatgattaaacaaatttataGCTAATCATCAAAGTCATAtgtaaaaaaagttatattacttgtttttttcatgaataacaTGCAGTTTCATATCATatacagattttgatttttctaaCAATTTGTAAGCTTTAGTTCAAGTAATTTCAACTTACTCAGTAAATCGTGAACGGATGAGAAAAAACATCGATTTGCTTCATGTGTATATTAGTACATACTCAAATGTATATTTAGTTGTGCATGTCATGTAGAGTAGAGTCATTCAGAGTAGTTACATGTCTAATTTCATTAGCCGTAATACTAAATTGTATACAGAAACTGTTTAAATACTTTGTGTTTATATTCAGTCAAACTTAAAATGGGATAAACAAATTTCAGATATTATAAAAAGGTGTAAAAATCTAAATCTCTTAAAAAAACCCTCACTAAAATAACTGGCtaccaaaaaggaaaaatgtcTCAATCTCATTAAGAAATGTTCCAAACTTTGCTCAAATAAAGTGCAAAACAGATCGTTTTAGAAAAAGTGCAATACCATATTTCATTGGTCTACTaaattctgaatattttgttaCTTTCATAGCCTTGAAATCAACTCAAATGTTTGCCATTGTTTTAGTCTCCATTTCAATCCAatcaatatttgaatttttaattgtctaatattcatcactttttgatattgtatatacatatatagtttttttttcaattctactTTATTATAAATCATTACATGTACCTGTTTAAATTGTAATTGTTGCTTTTACCCCTGTATGACCTGTAAacattttattgtaaacatgctAATTTCAGCCTTTTGGTTGTAtaacatgtattgtttttatacgaaataaaccatgattgaattgaattacattatttatgtggtaggcctacatattggGGTAGAGATCCCATCCCATTGGAGGTGACTGCTCCCCTGTCCCCTGCTCGGCAATATCTTGTTTTAGCAATCGAGACGGGATGGATTCTACAACCTAGGAAATCTATTGAAGCAGCTCGTCAGAATACAATGATCAGTTGATGACTTTGTTGAtaattggtgaaccgggacagctGATCGTCGTAAGTCTCTGAGCTGatgaaaaatgcaaataatgtcgttttgtccagagtccaggacgaatttgctgttttgattcaccgattttcgacaaagactgctttgtcatgaagggcttttgacactAGAATTTCTATGTTGTAGAATGTGTCCTCGTCGCATGCGAAAACTCCCTTAGTTTTGGGCAAAAACGGAGGATCTACTCCTCACAATCATGTATGGCGGTTGAACGCACCGGGTTATGGGTGTATAGCAATATGCATATCATCAGTATGTCAAATGTGTTCTTTCTGTTACTAAGTTGTGAATTAGTCATTAAAAGGGCGGGGTCAATAGGCAATGCAATACATTCACAATGATTGCACTTTAGCAAAATAATTGAATGGATAAAAGAACGGTTACAGCggaattgtattttgatttgagtGCAGGCAACTCTAATAAGAAGACTTTTAATAATCGAAAGGGAACAATTATTGATTTCCAGGTTTCCTGTCATACTTAAAACTTGGAAAGGCGATTATTGTTTAGCGATCAAtagattaaaaaattgtttgttgAAGATTAATGGCCATCTCATCAATAACAATTAGGAGAATGATGCGTTTCGATTGTTCAACAATGATTATGAGGTCGTTTGTACAAAATCATTATCACATCaatcgtttaaaaaaaaagatagatcgGATCGAGGGAATGTATAGCTTAAcgacaaataaaatgtaaacattgtcattgtaaaatataaacatatacCCTTCACGGAACTCTCCAAATTTTCACTTAATGAACCCAAAATTGCTTATTGCAAAGAGATCCTTAAGACACCACGGTCCCGATTCATGGAACTCTCTACTAGAGTCTATCAAAAAATGTTCATCTCTTTACTCATTTAAGACAAATGTTAAATCcatgttattatcagaatattcaGAGTGAGTTTGTTTTCTGTGTCAGAATCTcagttaatcattaaatcacttTCCCTGTGATTTAATCATCACCAAATACTCTTCCATGACCacccaccatcatcactatcgatcatcatctccatcatggCCCTCATTTTCACAATTATCATCCTCATTCttatcatctccatcttcatcatagtaaaattatgaacaaaataatatatccaTTCTGCtgtataaatgtatttattaatctaatgaGATTTATTCcggggttgtcatttttttcaagcattcATGCATATAATGACTATCCTCCTGCAAACTGTAAATGTTATATTTGTTTTCGTTGGTAGTAGATCATAATTGTTTAGAATGacttttttatttagttttttttctttatgtttcaTACCAAAATCAATAACCGATATAATGTTTATtatgtaatgaaaattgaattgtatacgaatgttatgaatgcagaagaaaacaataaatcaaatcaaatcaaatatttgtcTCTTATATTTTCTAGTGACATTGAAATGCATGTAACCGAGGAGCGGGGCTTGTTATGAAGCTGCATGGTGTGATGTTCGACATGTACACAGTAAACTGTTTAAAATTTGATACATACTGTTTACGATTTGAACCTTATACATTAGTTGTTCAACAGTTCAAACGACCATGTTTAGTTTTTTGAGAAAGatctattaaaaataaaaatttgttgttTCAGATAAACTATTGAACGTTTAAACAAGTAATGTGAGATCACTGGCggacctgggggggggggtgggaagccggcccgtgtcccccccccctcccctttgagaagcaaaattaaaatttgtaatgtaaaaatgcccttaaaacacaagtgtgccccaccccccccccccccttgaaagtgaagacttttttttgcttgtcaaatttttcctcggaaatatgtgccccccttttagaaaatcctggatccgcccctgtgtgaGATTGATAGTAAACAGACAGCATTGTATGAGAATTTTAAACAGCACATTTACCGTGTATGGTTGTACTCTGGGTGACACCTTACGGGATGACAgcccttctattttttttaatgaaaatagagGAGAAAGGAGGGaaatcaaaatgctgaaaatttgatcaaaaacggataacaaataacaaagttattgaattttaaagatttgcattattccggtgaaacagcgCTAGGCAtgtgtttatgaatattcattaggtgggctgatgatgtcatatccccacttgttcttttgtattttattatatgaaattaggtttattcaatttttttctaccaagatctgaaacaattggattgacaactgattaagtgcattagttatttattgccgcaacttatttcatcataatggagacacaccatttacacatgtaagaacaaataaaaaattgtgatttcatgtaataacatattaagtaaaaggaaagtggggatgtgacatcatcagctcacctaatgaatattcatgacgatgtgcatataaatgttttcacaaaatattgataatctttaaaattcaataacttcattatttgttatccgattttgatgaaattttcaacatcttgctctgtgaaattttactctatttatttagatataaatattttcagcccggaccatccctttaatttgtgataactttcttatttgtggGTGAATAGTGAGAAAGGGGAAGGAGAGAGAGTCgaggaagggggagggagagagaatggTAGGGGGTGGTCTTGGGGGTTGAGTGGAAGGAGAGGTTGGAAGAAAATCTCTTCAATCAActctcaa
It contains:
- the LOC129269743 gene encoding uncharacterized protein LOC129269743, whose protein sequence is METHFTLHDERSHLLEHDLYDSFFMDQSRTWHPQSIKQRPKSGPGDRFPLPLVTQVTLGFLGLWSPHRKTESPTAISSHSAWGEDTLSDNNCGIQQGDDKDDSSKQYVDRNDSRYSYDRDGDGGDRSRKTLTFDRKKRLIAVNIGAFSYLILCCSLMAYNFISYMKFYWGKKEDVLHLVSYFTYLFEVMVIPFWCFYARILYLVLGHRYREYYPLSPAYLSNRVAVLKDSRFGAKCLSWFRLIFFLVWPLTNVSLRFVNDYYFKSCRTLTTYKETTHWCAFFGYIFYGSFCYLVYIERRSFECEVHQIATFAREQAAGNNVDLVRGRISQFYKNYNVLRRLIGAWMAFSIVVATWGITAHIIWNYLIFSDSNIDPQNIPMLNFLNVLIGSQKIMFFVVPFYAIGGLNLEHVWKRLKYEIVKCRQYDYDEYWTAINRYIYEINVDYSGDLTPTLIFSAIGFYLGHIGKDFQEHTRWNYPMTDCLNGTRYK